In the Streptomyces spororaveus genome, GATCCGGCTGACCTTCGACTGAGACATGTTGCAGCGGGCAGCGGCCCGAGCCCCTGAGAGCCCGGACCGCTTGCGTACCGCTTTCAGCAGGGCCGCCAGCTCCTCGCCTGACTGGCCAAGCTCTTCTGGTTCGACACTCACCTCGCGGCGTACTCCAGGAACGGCACGGACGCGGCTACGGCGATGCGCTGGTATTCGATGAACGGGGCGGGGTCGCCCTCGTAGAGTTCGCGGCTGATCTGCTTGCCGTGCGCCTCGTAGTGCATGAGGACGATCGTGGAGCGGTCGAACATCCAGAAGTCTTCGACGTCCGCCAGCGGGTTCGGCCGGTCGGTCACGTCAAGGATGCGGATGTCTTCTCCGGCCGGGGCCTGGTGCTGGTAGTACCGCTCGAACTCGAACCGCAGGTAGTCGCTCAGCGGCTGCGTGAGGACGTGGACGCGCCCCACGTTCCGGGTGCGCACCATCTCCGTCCACGAGTCCTCGTACGGGCCGGGGAACCGAGCCCCCGCCTTGAAAGCTGCGAACTCTTCCGCTTCCTGCGGTACGAGGTACTGGGGCAGGGTCTCAAGCCGCCAGGCTTCCGTCTGGAACGTCTTGAACTTCGACGCCCAGTCTTCACCATCCAAGAGCACGGAATGCCTCCCTGAGTACCGCTTCGGGGATCTCTACGAGTCCCTCGCCGGCCGGCGGGGTGAAGGCTGCGGATACGTCGCCCTGGACGATGAACGTCCCGGATGCGGTCTGGTAGACGTTCGGGCAGTCGCCCTGCCCGCACTCACCGTTTCCGTTGCCCGTGAGCCGGGTCAGTTCCTCACGCGCCATGTGAAACCCCCTCGGTGCCAAGCCCCCGCCGGGCCTGATGACCATGACCGTACGGACGGATCGGCGAGGCCGTCCATGCGCGAACGCGACTATGCGCGTCTTCGCATAAACGCGTCTCCCGGCCTGCCATCGTCGTCGGGTCCCTGGAGTCGCCTGCGGGGTGGATCGGCGCTCTGCGCGGCGTGCAGCCGGCTTCCTGGGGCTTGGGGAGGCAGAAGACCCCCCGACCGGCCGTTGTGGCTGATCAGGGGGCTACCTGCGTTTCAAAATGACCAGAGGTCTAGGTGCGCACCTCGTAGCTTCGCTTCACGTCCACTGCCTGGCTCCGGTCGCTGCTGGTCATGCAACAAGGGTAGGCGGTACCCGGTGGCCCTCCGGTCCCCCGTTCGGCCGACCCGCCCGCAAGCCTCCGGGGCGGCTCCGCTCGGGAGCCCCCGGGCGGCCCGCGCCGTGACAGGACGGCGGACGGGTGGCAGGATCGCGGCCATGCCTCTCGTACCGCCCCGGATCAGCAGGCGCCACGCCCTGCGGGTCCTGGTGGCCGTACTCGCCGTACTCGGCGTCCTGACGTGGTGGCTGAAGCCCTTCGGGCAGCCGGAGCTGGAGGGCGAGCTGACCTTCAGCACGGGCGCGCGGACCGGGGTCTACCACCGGTACGGGCAGCTGCTGGAGCAGGCGCTCGCGCGGGACATGCCCGGGGTGGACGTACGGCTGGAGACCAGCGAGGGCTCGCAGGAGAACCTGAAGCGGCTGGCCAGCGGTGAGGCGGACTTCACCGTGGCGACAGCGGACGCGGTCGCCAAGTACCAGCTCGACAAGAAGCCCGGCGCGGACCGGCTCCAGGGCGTCGCACGGCTCTACGACGACTACGTGCAGCTGGTGGTCCCGGCCGGCTCCCCCGTGCAGTCGGCCCGGGACCTGCGCGGCAAGCGGGTCGCCATCGGCCAGCCGGGTTCCGGGGTGCGGCTGGTCTCGGAGCGGCTGCTGCGGGCGGCCGAGATCGATCCGGTACTGGACCTCACTCCGGTGTCCATAGGCATCGACACCATGCCGGGCGAGCTGGAGGCCGGCCGGATCGACGCGTTCTTCTGGTCGGGCGGCCTGCCGACGAACGCCGTGCGGGAGCTGTCGGAGCGTTTCGACATCCGGCTCGTGCAACTCGGCGACCTGGTGGAACCGCTGCAGGAGAGCGGCAGCCCGGCGCGCTACTACCGGACGGCGGTCATGCCGCAGGACGCCTACGCGCGGGCCCGCAACACCAGCGCCGTGTCGACCCTGGCCGTACCGAACCTGCTGGTGACCACCGAGAAGCAGGACCCCGAGCTCACCGAGCAGCTGACGCGGACCGTGATCCTCAGCCGCGACCTCGTCGGGCGCCAGGTGCACGCGGCGCAGCTCGTGGACCTGCGGACGGCGATCTACACCGACCCCCTGCAACTGCACGAGGGCGCGCGCCGCTACTACCGGTCCGTCAAGCCCTGAGGGCCCGGTGAGCCCCGGGGCCGGTCCGGACGCTCACGCGGAGGCCGGCGGTGCCGGCAGCAGCATGGTCGCCGCCGCGGCCGCGCCGATCAGGCCCGCGTGGGTGCCCAGCATCGCCGGCACCACCTGGATGTCCTGGGCGAAGGAGAGCGTGGCGTAGGCCGCGAGGTGGCTGCGGATCGGGGCGAAGAGCGTGTCTCCGGCGGCGGCCACTCCCCCGCCGATGACCGCGATGTCCGTCTCCACCAGGGTCGCCGTGGCCGCGATGGCGGCGGCCAGGGCGCGGCCCGCCCGGTCGAAGGCGGCCAGGGCGATCGGGTCTCCCTCGGCGGCGGCGGCCGCCACGCCCGCCGCCGTGGCATCGCGCTCACGCCCACCGCTCGCGCCGCTCGCGCCGTCCGGGGTGCCGGCCGGCGTCCAGCCCTGTTCCAGGGCCCAGCGGGCGATCGCCGTACCGGAGGCGATCGACTCGACGCACCCGTGGCCGCCGCAGGCGCACGGCTCGCCGTCGAAAGCCACACTGATGTGGCCGATGTGGCCGGCGTTGCCCGTGGGGCCGGGGTGGATCTGGTTGTTCAGGATCAGGCCGCCACCGACACCCGTGGAGACCACCATGCACAGTGCGTTCGCGTGGCCCC is a window encoding:
- a CDS encoding TAXI family TRAP transporter solute-binding subunit; this encodes MPLVPPRISRRHALRVLVAVLAVLGVLTWWLKPFGQPELEGELTFSTGARTGVYHRYGQLLEQALARDMPGVDVRLETSEGSQENLKRLASGEADFTVATADAVAKYQLDKKPGADRLQGVARLYDDYVQLVVPAGSPVQSARDLRGKRVAIGQPGSGVRLVSERLLRAAEIDPVLDLTPVSIGIDTMPGELEAGRIDAFFWSGGLPTNAVRELSERFDIRLVQLGDLVEPLQESGSPARYYRTAVMPQDAYARARNTSAVSTLAVPNLLVTTEKQDPELTEQLTRTVILSRDLVGRQVHAAQLVDLRTAIYTDPLQLHEGARRYYRSVKP
- a CDS encoding DUF6879 family protein, which encodes MLLDGEDWASKFKTFQTEAWRLETLPQYLVPQEAEEFAAFKAGARFPGPYEDSWTEMVRTRNVGRVHVLTQPLSDYLRFEFERYYQHQAPAGEDIRILDVTDRPNPLADVEDFWMFDRSTIVLMHYEAHGKQISRELYEGDPAPFIEYQRIAVAASVPFLEYAAR
- a CDS encoding ROK family protein; the protein is MPSVPYPAPRAAAAASGPTVAIDIGGTKIAGALVHPDGTMTATTRRPTPRGADADGVMAAVAEVVADLSESPVWASAVRCGIGSAGPVDTSRGTVSPVNIGAWREFPVQERVVAELAARGADLPTVLAGDGVAMTAAEHWLGAARGHANALCMVVSTGVGGGLILNNQIHPGPTGNAGHIGHISVAFDGEPCACGGHGCVESIASGTAIARWALEQGWTPAGTPDGASGASGGRERDATAAGVAAAAAEGDPIALAAFDRAGRALAAAIAATATLVETDIAVIGGGVAAAGDTLFAPIRSHLAAYATLSFAQDIQVVPAMLGTHAGLIGAAAAATMLLPAPPASA